A stretch of Salvelinus alpinus chromosome 4, SLU_Salpinus.1, whole genome shotgun sequence DNA encodes these proteins:
- the lnx2b gene encoding ligand of Numb protein X 2b: MTEPMVPSSSSSAGLTWAKMCKECGQQHEGGQENHLYEYQDEVDDELVCHICLQPLLQPMDTPCGHTYCFQCLSSFLKEQDFCPVDRQQLQLHHCRPSSLLVRNLLDKLTVLCPHQAECQQQMQRCELQPHLHNRCPVFRRLREEAERRKRPPWNELKGNRGGGESGADTKHTRTATRDTQPEPGLINPAFEESEDETSMRSSLVAEANVVEMIREEQELGLRIVGGKDTPLGNIVIQEIIRDSLAARDGRLAPGDHILEVNDVSLASIPHGRAISVLRRPCPLLRLIVMQEKGFNPRHPQRPGLEHHTPSSTVMATASPPSHSPHGTAHNQGTVIQVTLVKRDRSEPLGIKLIRKSDETGVFILDLLAGGLAAKDGKLCNNDKVLAINGQDLRHGTPENAAQIIQASEVRVNFVVMRQPDAQEEGGSGGEGQGRVARRAPEPQYFRRPSTYMKDPPGGFSSQEKMVSLKKEPRLSLGITIAGGRDCRSRLPVYITSVQPVGCLHRDGTIKKGDVLLSINGVDLTQLTYNEAVSVLKAQTAQAQVVLRVIQTISEDPEDEGEGAKEAMESVENPREDDANWAPLWTRWLGLSSHMHWCRDIVLLKTNQESWGFSIVGGFEETRGQQPFFIKTIVPGTPVYLDGRLKCGDEIVAVNGATTVGMNNSSLIPMLKLQKNKVTLTVVSWPGSLV; the protein is encoded by the exons ATGACGGAGCCAATGGTccccagtagcagcagcagtgctGGCCTAACATGGGCAAAGATGTGCAAGGAGTGTGGCCAGCAGCACGAGGGAGGCCAGGAGAACCACCTGTATGAGTACCAGGATGAGGTAGATGACGAGCTGGTGTGCCACATCTGTCTGCAGCCCCTGCTGCAGCCCATGGACACGCCGTGCGGACACACCTACTGCTTCCAGTGCCTCAGCAGCTTCCTGAAGGAGCAGGACTTTTGTCCCGTGGACCGCCAGCAGCTGCAGCTGCACCATTGCCGGCCCTCCAGCCTGCTGGTCAGGAACCTGCTGGACAAGCTGACCGTGCTCTGCCCACACCAAGCTGAGTGCCAGCAGCAGATGCAGCGCTGCGAGCTGCAGCCCCACTTGCACAACAG aTGTCCTGTTTTCAGAAGGCtgagggaggaggcagagaggaggaagagacccCCCTGGAATGAGCTAAAGGGGAACAGGGGGGGGGGAGAGTCAGGCGCTGATACCAAACATACCCGTACCGCCACCCGGGACACCCAGCCCGAGCCTGGCCTCATCAACCCTGCCTTCGAAGAGAGCGAGGACG AGACCTCCATGCGGTCCAGCCTGGTGGCCGAGGCCAACGTGGTGGAGATGATTCGGGAGGAGCAGGAGTTGGGCCTGCGTATTGTGGGAGGAAAGGACACGCCCCTGGGGAACATAGTCATCCAGGAGATCATTCGTGACTCACTGGCGGCCCGCGACGGCAGGCTGGCCCCAGGGGACCACATTCTGGAG GTGAATGACGTCAGCCTGGCGTCTATCCCACACGGCCGGGCCATCTCTGTGCTGCGGCGGCCATGCCCTCTGCTCAGACTCATCGTCATGCAGGAGAAGGGCTTCAACCCTCGTCACCCGCAACGCCCTGGCCTCGAGCACCACACTCCCTCCTCCACCGTCATGGCCactgcctcccctccctctcacagTCCCCACGGCACCGCCCACAACCAGGGCACGGTGATCCAGGTGACGCTGGTGAAGAGGGATCGCTCAGAGCCGCTGGGCATCAAGCTGATCCGCAAGTCGGACGAGACGGGGGTCTTCATTTTGGACCTGCTGGCGGGTGGGCTGGCGGCCAAGGACGGGAAACTATGCAACAATGACAAGGTGCTGGCCATCAACGGGCAAGACCTGAGACATGGCACCCCAGAGAACGCAGCACAGATCATACAG gccAGTGAGGTGCGGGTGAACTTTGTGGTGATGAGGCAGCCGGACGCCCAGGAGGAGGGGGGCAGTGGGGGAGAGGGGCAGGGCCGAGTGGCTAGGAGGGCTCCAGAACCCCAGTACTTCAGACGCCCCTCCACCTACATGAAG GATCCACCAGGGGGCTTCTCCAGCCAGGAGAAGATGGTGAGTCTGAAGAAGGAGCCGAGACTCTCCCTGGGCATCACCATCGCCGGGGGGAGGGACTGCCGCAGCCGCCTGCCCGTCTACATCACCAGTGTCCAGCCTGTTGGCTGCCTGCACCGAGACGGCACTATCAAAAAAG GGGATGTCTTGCTGAGCATCAACGGCGTGGATCTGACACAGCTGACTTACAATGAGGCGGTGTCGGTGCTGAAGGCCCAGACGGCTCAGGCCCAGGTGGTCCTCAGGGTCATCCAGACCATCTCAGAAGACCcagaggatgagggggagggCGCCAAGGAGGCCATGGAGTCTGTGGAAAATCCAAGGGAGGATGACGCCAACTGGGCCCCGTTGTGGACCCGCTGGCTGGGGCTTTCCAG TCACATGCACTGGTGCCGTGACATCGTGTTGCTGAAGACCAATCAGGAGAGCTGGGGCTTCAGCATTGTGGGCGGCTTCGAGGAGACTCGTGGACAACAGCCGTTCTTCATCAAGACCATCGTGCCTGGTACACCCGTCTACCTCGACGGACGCCTCAA GTGTGGTGATGAGATTGTAGCTGTGAACGGAGCCACCACGGTGGGCATGAACAACTCGTCCCTCATCCCCATGCTCAAGCTGCAGAAGAATAAAGTCACACTGACTGTGGTGTCCTGGCCGGGGAGCCTGGTGTAG